One region of Purpureocillium takamizusanense chromosome 4, complete sequence genomic DNA includes:
- a CDS encoding uncharacterized protein (MEROPS:MER0080922~SECRETED:SignalP(1-17~SECRETED:cutsite=TYG-FL~SECRETED:prob=0.6187)~COG:O~EggNog:ENOG503PD1H): MLSTLLSLAALPLATYGFLDFPMDNRMVQEPGLIRYPISVSKGAESKNKVVRRQNDVGLKAQKTGFFYSIDIQIGTPPQAVSVNFDTGSSELWVNPVCSKSTDPKFCESFGRFNGSQTYTDLHRNGTINYGTGFAKLEYGYDNIQIGSAKISQQMFGVATDSKFAVTGILGAGPSLNGWDSSYPLVIDSLAKQGFTNSRAFSLDIRSIESNRGSVVFGGIDTKKFSGHLEKRPIISARESPDGQTRYWIYLDGITISKADGSTVKVFDKPNGQPVLLDSGYTVSALPKTIFDEILKSFPEATPPPSGSDLYQIPCSVGESKGHVNFKFGETLINVPYNDFIWHQTEQNLCVLGVTVDDKFPVLGDTFLRAAYVVYDWDNRNIHLANNEDCGSKLVAIGKGSNAVPSVEGDCGKPVTTTTTASSSTIPPTTSSAKPTITTATNSTSAVPTTKLTTSTSATISPTHGNNSTVTTKPTTSTQTTVSPTHGNNSTITTKPPVTSSSKSFPTTTWHNTTALPTYTSTFTSTNTYTITSCPPYVTGCPIGSVTTGVVTRTTTWCPGESSSSALPPTTTAPSSPSITSVYTTTKTHTVTACHGEGPCTKGHVTTEVLTKTTYLCPESTATWTIPRTHTCGEGENGCKPGETIVTSHVITIVPITPGPEPTPIPGCDNCVMPIPVPTVPAETTTAETSPAQTQPPAQSTPVQPPVPTNTVPGTISTVTRPTTGAPGSATSAPPSVTAGAAEWRVPGVAVVAMGALAVAAF, from the exons ATGCTGTCCACTCTCTTGTCACTCGCGGCCCTGCCGCTTGCGACTTATGGCTTCCTCGATTTTCCAATGGACAACCGCATGGTCCAAGAGCCGGGTCTGATCCGTTATCCTATTAGCGTGTCCAAGGGCGCCGAGTCCAAGAACAAGGTCGTCCGTCGCCAGAACGACGTCGGCCTCAAGGCACAGAAGACTGGCTTCTTCTACTCCATCGACATCCAGATTGGCACGCCGCCTCAAGCAGTGAGCGTCAACTTCGACACGGGGTCCAGCGAGCTTTGGGTGAACCCCGTGTGCAGCAAGTCCACGGACCCCAAATTCTGCGAGTCGTTTGGCCGGTTCAATGGCTCCCAGACTTACACCGACCTGCATCGCAACGGAACCATCAACTATGGCACTGGGTTTGCCAAACTTGAGTACGGCTACGACAATATTCAGATCGGCT CCGCCAAGATCAGTCAGCAAATGTTCGGTGTCGCTACTGACTCTAAGTTTGCCGTTACCGGtatcctcggcgccggcccaaGCCTGAACGGATGGGACAGCTCATACCCTCTGGTCATTGACAGTCTCGCCAAGCAGGGCTTCACGAACAGCCGTGCCTTCTCCCTGGATATTCGCTCCATCGAGAGCAACCGAGGCTCCGTTGTTTTCGGCGGTATCGACACCAAGAAGTTTTCTGGTCACCTCGAGAAGCGCCCGATCATTTCGGCTCGCGAATCTCCTGACGGCCAGACCCGCTACTGGATCTATCTCGATGGCATTACCATCTCcaaggccgacggcagcaccgTCAAGGTCTTCGACAAGCCCAACGGTCAGCCCGTGCTCCTGGATAGCGGCTACACCGTCAGCGCCCTGCCAAAGACCATCTTCGACGAGATACTGAAGTCCTTCCCCGAGgcgacgcccccgccgtctggCTCCGACCTGTATCAGATCCCTTGCTCCGTCGGCGAGTCTAAGGGCCACGTCAACTTCAAGTTTGGCGAGACTTTGATCAACGTTCCGTACAACGACTTCATCTGGCACCAAACTGAGCAGAACCTCTGCGTCCTGGGCGTTACCGTCGACGACA AGTTtcccgtcctcggcgacactttcctgcgcgccgcctaCGTTGTGTACGACTGGGACAACCGCAACATCCATCTGGCCAACAACGAGGATTGCGGTtccaagctcgtcgccatcggaAAGGGCTCCAACGCCGTCCCCTCGGTTGAGGGTGACTGCGGCAAGCCTGTGACCACGACCACTACCGCTTCGTCCAGCACGATTCCTCCCACAACCAGCTCGGCCAAGCCCACCATCACGACCGCCACGAACTCGACCTCTGCTGTTCCCACGACCAAGCTCACGACTTCGACTAGCGCCACGATCTCGCCCACTCacggcaacaacagcaccgTCACCACGAAGCCCACCACTTCGACTCAGACTACTGTCTCGCCCACTCATGGTAACAAcagcaccatcaccaccaagcCCCCGGTCACTTCCAGTTCCAAGTCGTTCCCGACCACGACTTGGCACAATACCACTGCTCTTCCCACGTATACTTCTACCTTCACGTCCACCAACACGTATACCATTACTTCTTGCCCGCCATACGTGACTGGATGCCCTATCGGCTCTGTCACCACAGGCGTTGTCACGAGGACGACCACCTGGTGCCCTGGTgagagcagcagctccgcctTGCCCCCAACCACGACTGCTCCTTCGTCACCCAGCATCACGTCCGtctacaccaccaccaagacgCACACCGTCACCGCCTGCCACGGTGAGGGACCTTGTACCAAGGGTCACGTCACCACCGAGGTCCTCACCAAGACCACCTATCTGTGCCCCGAGTCCACGGCCACTTGGACCATCCCCCGCACGCACACttgcggcgagggcgagaatGGTTGCAAACCTGGCGAGACCATCGTCACGAGCCacgtcatcaccatcgtcccCATCACGCCGGGGCCCGAGCCCACGCCTATCCCCGGCTGCGACAACTGCGTCATGCCGATCCCGGTGCCCACGGTGCCCGCCgagaccaccaccgccgagaCCTCACCCGCGCAGACGCAGCCTCCCGCCCAGTCGACCCCCGTTCAGCCTCCCGTGCCCACCAACACCGTTCCCGGCACCATCAGCACCGTCACGAGGCCGACAACGGGTGCTCCCGGCTCCGCCACCTCCGCACCGCCGTCCGTCAccgcgggcgctgcggaATGGCGCGTGCCCGGTGTCGCGGTCGTGGCCATGggcgccctggccgtcgctgcaTTTTAG
- the GPX2 gene encoding Glutathione peroxidase (EggNog:ENOG503P24F~COG:E), with amino-acid sequence MNRVATCHHIANRQLSCAIRKRPSSLALIPSIDAPRPARRRLITNASQAAKFPKGTRFHYAPRHFATMASATGFYDFKPLDKRGQEVPLADYKGKVVLVVNTASKCGFTPQYAGLETLYKSIKDKHPDDFVILGFPCNQFGSQEPGSDDEIQNFCQVNYGVTFPIMHKIDVNGDKADPLYEWLKAEKPGLMGLKRIKWNFEKFLVDRNGQVKGRWASTTKPEALEKPILYELEKKQ; translated from the exons atgAACCGCGTCGCCACTTGTCATCACATCGCCAACCGCCAGCTTTCGTGCGCGATACGAAAGAGACCCTCGTCGCTTGCtctcatcccatccatcgacgccccgcgccccgctcgacgtcgcctcATCACCAACGCCTCCCAGGCAGCGAAGTTCCCAAAGGGTACTCGTTTTCACTACGCGCCCCGGCACTTCGCCACGATGGCCTCCGCGACCGGATTCTACGACTTCAAGCCGCTCGACA AGCGCGGGCAAGAGGTTCCCCTCGCCGACTACAAGGGCAAGGTGGTGCTTGTCGTCAACACGGCCTCCAAGTGCGGCTTCACCCCGCAGTACGCCGGCCTCGAGACCCTCTACAAGTCCATCAAGGACAAGCACCCCGACGACTTCGTCATCCTCGGCTTCCCGTGCAACCAGTTCGGCTCGCAAGAGcccggctccgacgacgagatccAGAACTTTTGCCAGGTCAATTACGGCGTAACCTTCCCCATCATGCACAAGATCGATGTcaacggcgacaaggccgacCCGCTGTACGAGTGGCTCAAAGCCGAGAAGCCCGGCCTCATGGGCCTCAAACGCATCAAGTGGAACTTTGAGAAGTTCCTTGTCGACCGCAACGGCCAGGTCAAGGGCCGCTgggccagcaccaccaagcccgaggcgctcgagaaGCCTATCCTCTacgagctggagaagaagcagtGA
- a CDS encoding uncharacterized protein (EggNog:ENOG503NU73~COG:E), with translation MDGKRNIVIVGGGIIGSTTAYYLTRHPKFNPALHTITLLEAAPTVAAGASGKAGGLLALWAYPSCLVPLSYKLHNELAAEHNGAQRWGYRQLTCGSFEATVSRNKLDEMKRSRDEGKAWEKLPKQDDAAKEMLEPGALPQDLDWVDRDSISGWAEMGRPGTTATSQVHPLHFTRAIAELAQEGGVEVRTHALVTKLVTSKTAVEKVEYLDRSTNETQEISHVTDVIVTAGPWTGRLLPRAKVEGLRAHSVVYEAEVSPYAVFTDIQLPSDFVPEHRAKMGQRRMHKGSVDPEIYARPFGEVYACGEPDTLIALPETADQVQFDEAQCDDIISYIATISPVLASAPIRAKQACYLPRHMRFGQESGPLLGRTTVSGIWVAAGHTCWGIQNGPATGKLMSEYIFDGEATSADVEKLDPRKFKV, from the exons atggaCGGGAAGCGCAATATTGTCATCGTCG gcggcggcatcattgGAAGCACCACGGCCTACTACCTCACCCGCCACCCAAAGTTCAACCCCGCGCTTCACACAATCACTCTGCTCGAGGCTGCTCCCACCGTTGCCGCAGGTGCTTCGggcaaggccggcggcctcttGGCCCTCTGGGCATATCCCTCATGTCTCGTCCCCCTGTCATACAAGCTGCACAacgagctggcggccgagcaTAACGGCGCGCAGAGATGGGGCTACCGACAGCTCACCTGCGGTAGCTTCGAGGCTACCGTCTCAAGAAACAAACTCGATGAGATGAAGAGGTCCAgggacgagggcaaggccTGGGAAAAGCTCCCGAAAcaagacgacgctgccaagGAGATGCTAGAACCCGGAGCTCTGCCGCAGGACCTCGACTGGGTCGACCGAGACTCCATATCTGGCTGGGCAGAGATGGGTCGCCCAGGCACGACCGCCACCTCGCAGGTTCATCCCCTACACTTTACCAGGGCtatcgccgagctcgcccaAGAAGGAGGTGTCGAGGTGCGGACGCATGCTCTGGTCACCAAGCTGGTCACGTCAAAAACTGCCGTCGAAAAGGTGGAATACCTAGACAGATCTACCAACGAGACCCAGGAAATAAGCCATGTCACCGATGTCATCGTCACTGCGGGCCCCTGGACAGGGCGGTTGCTGCCGCGAGCCAAGGTCGAAGGTCTCCGCGCTCATAGTGTAGTGTATGAGGCAGAGGTCAGCCCGTACGCCGTCTTCACCGACATTCAGCTCCCCTCCGACTTTGTCCCTGAGCACCGCGCAAAGATGGGCCAGCGTAGAATGCACAAGGGCTCCGTCGACCCGGAGATCTACGCACGTCCATTTGGCGAAGTATATGCGTGTG GCGAACCTGACACGCTCATTGCCTTGCCCGAAACGGCAGACCAAGTGCAGTTCGACGAAGCGCAATgcgacgacatcatctcGTACATTGCCACCATCAGTCCGGTGCTCGCCTCCGCGCCCATCAGGGCAAAGCAGGCCTGCTACCTGCCGCGACACATGCGGTTCGGGCAGGAGAGCGGTCCGCTCCTGGGAAGGACGACCGTTTCGGGAATCTGGGTCGCGGCAGGACATACGTGTTGGGGTATCCAGAATGGTCCCGCGACGGGCAAGCTCATGTCCGAGTACATtttcgacggcgaggccacCAGTGCGGATGTCGAGAAGCTTGACCCCCGTAAGTTTAAGGTATAA